The following proteins come from a genomic window of Diceros bicornis minor isolate mBicDic1 chromosome 4, mDicBic1.mat.cur, whole genome shotgun sequence:
- the RNPC3 gene encoding RNA-binding region-containing protein 3: MAAPEQPLPPMSRGCQSSASLSPPRGDRTLLVRHLPAELTAEEKEDLLKYFGAQSVRVLSDKGRLKHTAFATFPNEKAAVKALTRLHQLKLLGHTLVVEFAKEQDRVHSPCPSSGTEKKKRSDDPVEDDKEKKELGCLTIENGIAPNHGLTFPLNSCLKYMYPPPSSTILANIVNALASVPKFYVQVLHLMNKMNLPTPFGPVTARPPMYEDYMPLHAPLPPASPQPPEEPPLPDEDEELSSKESEYESSDDEDRQRMTKLLELANLQPKRPKTIKQRQVRKKQKIRDMLNIPSSTSHSSLHPVLLPSDVFDQPQPVGSKKIEFHISTDMAAAFKKDLEKEQNCEEQNCDLSATEVDASNIGFGKIFPKPNLDIAEEIKDDSDEMPSECISRRELEKGRISREEMETLPVFRSYEPGEPNCRIYVKNLAKHVQEKDLKFIFGRYVDFSSETQRIMFDIRLMKEGRMKGQAFIGLPNEKAAAKALKEANGYVLFGKPMVVQFARSARPKQDSKEGKRKC; encoded by the exons ATGGCGGCTCCTGAGCAGCCGCTGCCGCCCATGTCGAGAGGATGCCAGAGCTCTGCTTCGCTTTCTCCGCCGCGGGGCGACCGAACCCTTCTAGTGAGGCACCTGCCAGCCGAGCTGACCGCGGAGGAGAAGGAGGACTTGCTGAAGTATTTCGGGGCACAGTCGGTGCGCGTCCTGTCCGATAAGGGGCGACTG AAACATACAGCTTTTGCTACTTTCCCTAATGAAAAAGCAGCTGTAAAG GCATTGACAAGACTCCATCAACTGAAACTTTTAGGTCATACGTTAGTCGTTGAATTTGCAAAAGAACAAGATCGAGTTCATTCCCCATGTCCCTCTTCAggcactgaaaaaaagaaaag GTCTGATGATCCTGTGGAAgatgataaagaaaagaaagaacttggTTGTTTAACCATAGAAAATGGGATTGCACCAAACCATGG gcTGACTTTTCCTCTAAATTCATGCCTCAAGTATATGTACCCACCACCTTCAAGCACAATCCTAGCAAACATAGTAAATGCTTTGGCAAGTGTGCCTAAGTTCTATGTACAG gTGCTTCATCTTATGAATAAAATGAATTTGCCCACACCTTTTGGACCAGTTACTGCACGACCTCCCATG TATGAAGACTATATGCCATTACATGCACCTCTTCCACCTGCATCTCCTCAGCCACCGGAGGAACCTCCTTTGCCAGATGAGGATGAGGAATTATCTAGTAAAGAATCAGAATATGAAAGCAGTGATGATGAAGACCGGCAAAG AATGACCAAACTATTGGAACTAGCAAATCTTCAGCCCAAAAGACCAAAGACAATAAAGCAACGCCAagtgagaaaaaagcaaaaaataagggATATGTTGAATATACCTTCATCTACTTCACACAG CAGTTTACATCCAGTGCTGTTACCTTCGGATGTATTTGACCAACCACAGCCTGTAGGTAGTAAAAAAATTGAATTCCATATATCTACCGACATGGCAGCTGCATTTAAGAAAGATttagaaaaggaacaaaattgCGAAGAACAAAATTGTG ATTTATCCGCTACTGAAGTTGATGCATCCAATATAGGATTTGGAAAAATCTTCCCAAAACCTAATTTGGACATTGCAGAGGAGATTAAAGACGACTCGGATGAAATGCCATCAGAATGTATTTCTAGAAGGGAGTTGGAAAAGGGCAGAATTTCTAGAGAAG aaatggaaaCACTTCCAGTTTTTAGAAGTTATGAGCCTGGTGAACCAAACTGTAGAATTTATGTAAAGAATTTAGCTAAACATGTTCAAGAAAAG gaccttaaatttatttttggaagaTATGTCGACTTTTCATCAGAAACACAACGGATAAT GTTTGATATACGCCTGATGAAAGAAGGTCGCATGAAAGGACAAGCTTTCATTGGACTTCCAAATGAAAAAGCAGCAGCAAAAGCCTTAAAGGAAGCTAACGGATATGTTCTTTTTGGAAAACCTATGGTGGTT